One genomic region from Xiphophorus couchianus chromosome 21, X_couchianus-1.0, whole genome shotgun sequence encodes:
- the si:ch211-217a12.1 gene encoding alanine aminotransferase 2-like: MSQQAVNGVSCRGKVLTVENMNPNVKRVEYAVRGPIVQRAVQIEKELREGVKKPFTEVIKANIGDAQAMGQRPITFFRQVLALCSYPELLEDNKFPEDAKKRARRILDACGGHSIGAYSASQGIECIRQDVARYIERRDGGIPSNPDNIYLSTGASDAIVTVLKLLVCGEGRDRTGVMISIPQYPLYSAALADLAAVQINYYLDEDNCWSLSVAELKRALNEAKQHCKPRVLCIINPGNPTGQVQSRQCIEDVIQFAKEEHLFLMADEVYQDNVYAEGCKFHSFKKVLFEMGPEYSSTVEMASFHSTSKCYMGECGFRGGYMEVINMDPEVKAQLTKLVSVRLCPPVPGQALLDLVANPPQPDEPSYTLFTKERTAVLAALAEKARLTEEIFNKVPGITCNPVQGAMYTFPRITLPQKAIDKAKAEGKVPDMFYCMKLLEEEGICLVPGSGFGQKDGTFHFRMTILPPTEKLKVVLQKIRDFHLRFTNEFS; this comes from the exons GGTGTGAAGAAACCTTTCACAGAAGTCATCAAGGCGAACATAGGCGATGCCCAAGCTATGGGTCAGAGACCAATCACATTTTTCAGACAG GTGTTGGCTCTTTGTTCTTACCCGGAGCTTTTGGAAGACAACAAGTTTCCAGAGGACGCCAAGAAGAGAGCTCGGCGTATTCTCGACGCCTGCGGGGGTCACAGTATAG GGGCCTACAGCGCCAGCCAGGGAATCGAGTGCATTCGGCAGGATGTGGCACGTTACATCGAGAGGAGAGACGGCGGCATCCCCTCCAATCCTGACAACATCTACCTCTCCACCGGGGCCAGCGATGCTATTGTG ACCGttctgaagctgctggtgtGCGGCGAGGGTCGAGACCGCACTGGGGTGATGATCTCAATCCCTCAGTACCCTCTGTACTCGGCCGCCCTGGCGGACCTGGCCGCTGTGCAGATCAACTACTATCTGGACGAGGACAACTGTTGGAGTCTGAGCGTGGCAGAGCTCAAGAGAGCACTAAATGAAGCCAAGCAGCACTGCAAGCCCCGCGTGCTCTGCATCATCAACCCCGGGAACCCCACAG gtcaaGTGCAGAGCAGACAGTGTATTGAGGATGTGATCCAATTCGCTAAAGAGGAACATCTCTTCCTGATGGCtgatgag GTCTACCAGGATAACGTGTACGCTGAGGGCTGCAAGTTTCACTCCTTCAAAAAGGTTCTGTTTGAGATGGGACCGGAGTATTCCAGCACCGTGGAGATGGCCTCCTTCCACTCCACCTCTAAGTGCTACATGGGAGA GTGTGGGTTCCGTGGCGGCTACATGGAGGTGATCAACATGGACCCGGAGGTGAAGGCCCAGCTCACCAAACTGGTGTCGGTGCGTCTGTGCCCCCCCGTTCCGGGACAGGCCCTCCTGGACCTGGTGGCGAACCCCCCACAGCCCGATGAACCGTCCTACACTTTGTTTAcgaag GAGCGGACAGCAGTGCTGGCCGCGCTGGCAGAGAAGGCCAGGCTGACGGAGGAGATCTTCAACAAAGTACCAGGGATCACCTGCAATCCGGTGCAGGGCGCCATGTACACCTTCCCCCGCATCACTCTCCCACAGAAAGCCATCGACAAGGCCAAG GCGGAAGGCAAAGTCCCGGACATGTTTTACTGTatgaagctgctggaggaggagggaaTCTGCTTGGTGCCAGGAAGTGGCTTTGGTCAGAAAGATGGAACCTTCCACTTCAG GATGACCATCTTACCTCCTACCGAGAAGCTGAAGGTGGTGCTGCAGAAGATCCGTGACTTCCACTTGCGATTTACCAACGAGTTTTCCTAA
- the pdia4 gene encoding protein disulfide-isomerase A4 isoform X2 yields MRKVALLLIVLLGVAHFAIVCRCEEEENKAEAADEDSDDEEEEDDNDEDDTEVKDENGVLVLTNSNFDTFIEGKDTVLVEFYAPWCGHCKQFAPEYEKIAQTLKDNDPPIPVVKVDATKADAVASRFDVSGYPTIKILKNGEPVDYDGERTEKDIVARVMEVSQPGWKPPPEATLVLTKDNFDETVDNADIILVEFYAPWCGHCKRLAPEYEKAAKELSQRSPPIPLAKVDATVETELASRFGVSGYPTLKIFRKGKAFEYNGPREKYGIVDFMSEQAGPPSKQMQAAKQVQELIKDGDDAVIVGIFSSEQDAAYEIYIEACNALREDFTFRHSFSSEVAKLLKASAGQIVIIQPEKFNSKYEPASNKLTVKESMSVSEVQEFFKKHSIPLVGHRKPSNDAKRYAKRPLVVVYYGVDFSFDYRIATQFWRSKVLDVARDFPEYTFAIADEEDYAEELKSLGLSESGEEVNVGILADGGKKFAMEPEEFDSEVLREFVVAFKKGKLQPIIKSQPVPKNNKGPVKVVVGKTFDEIVMDTQKDVLIEFYAPWCGHCKKLEPDYVALGKKYKSEKNLVIAKMDATANDVPNDSYKVEGFPTIYFAPSGSKQSPVKFEGGDRTVEALGKFVEQHATKLLKRDEL; encoded by the exons ATGAGGAAGGTTGCTCTGCTGCTAATTGTGCTCCTCGGCGTTGCACACTTTGCGATTGTCTGCAGGTGTGAAGAAG aagaaaacaaagccGAGGCAGCCGATGAGGACAGtgatgatgaggaagaggaggatgacaACGACGAGGATGACACGGAGGTGAAAGACGAGAATGGAGTCCTGGTTCTCACCAACAGCAACTTTGACACCTTCATCGAGGGAAAAGACACGGTTCTGGTCGAGTTTTATGCACCATG GTGTGGCCACTGTAAGCAGTTTGCCCCAGAGTATGAGAAGATCGCTCAGACTCTGAAGGACAACGACCCTCCGATTCCTGTTGTCAAAGTGGACGCCACGAAAGCCGACGCGGTGGCGAGCCGCTTCGACGTGTCGGGATATCCCACCATCAAGATCCTGAAAAACGGAGAGCCCGTCGACTACGACGGAGAGAGGACCGAGAAGG ACATCGTGGCGCGGGTGATGGAGGTGTCTCAGCCGGGCTGGAAGCCGCCTCCTGAGGCCACACTGGTCCTGACCAAAGACAACTTTGACGAAACAGTCGATAACGCAGATATCATCCTGGTGGAGTTCTACGCTCCATG GTGTGGGCACTGCAAGCGTCTGGCTCCGGAGTACGAGAAGGCTGCAAAGGAGCTGAGTCAGCGTTCCCCTCCCATCCCTCTGGCCAAGGTTGACGCCACCGTGGAGACAGAGCTCGCCTCGCGCTTTGGGGTCAGCGGTTACCCAACGCTGAAGATCTTCAGGAAGGGCAAAGCGTTTGAGTACAACGGACCCAGGGAGAAGTACG GCATCGTCGACTTCATGAGTGAGCAGGCAGGACCCCCTTCTAAGCAGATGCAGGCAGCAAAGCAAGTGCAGGAGCTCATCAAAGATGGTGACGACGCAGTCATTGTTGGCATTTTCTCCAGCGAACAGGATGCAGCCTATGAGATCTACATTGAAGCCT GTAACGCTCTGAGGGAGGACTTCACCTTCCGTCACTCCTTCAGCTCCGAAGTGGCCAAACTCCTGAAAGCGTCTGCTGGTCAAATTGTCATTATTCAGCCCGAAAAGTTCAACTCAAAGTATGAGCCAGCCTCTAACAAGCTTACAGTCAAG GAGTCGATGTCGGTGTCTGAAGTCCAGGAGTTCTTCAAAAAACATTCCATTCCCCTGGTGGGTCACAGAAAACCCAGCAACGATGCCAAGCGCTACGCAAAGAGACCCCTGGTGGTCGTATATTACGGAGTCGACTTCAGCTTCGACTACAGGATAG CCACACAGTTCTGGAGGTCCAAGGTGCTGGATGTCGCCAGAGACTTTCCGGAGTACACGTTCGCCATCGCCGACGAGGAAGATTACGCCGAGGAGCTGAAGAGCCTGGGCCTGAGCGAGAGCGGCGAGGAAGTGAACGTTGGGATTTTGGCCGACGGAGGAAAGAAGTTCGCCATGGAGCCGGAGGAGTTTGACTCAGAGGTGTTGAGAGAATTTGTCGTTGCTTTTAAGAAAG GAAAGCTGCAACCCATCATCAAATCCCAACCAGTTCCAAAGAACAACAAGGGACCAGTTAAGGTCGTGGTGGGAAAGACCTTCGACGAAATCGTCATGGATACCCAAAAGGACGTCCTGATCGAGTTTTACGCTCCCTGGTGCGGCCACTGTAAGAAGCTGGAGCCCGACTATGTGGCGCTTGGAAAAAAGTACAAATCCGAGAAGAACCTGGTGATCGCCAAGATGGACGCCACCGCCAACGACGTGCCGAACGACAGCTACAAAGTGGAAGGCTTCCCCACGATATATTTTGCCCCCAGCGGCAGCAAGCAGAGCCCGGTTAAATTTGAAGGTGGAGACAGAACAGTAGAGGCGCTCGGTAAGTTTGTAGAGCAGCACGCCACAAAGCTTCTAAAGAGAGACGAACTTTGA
- the pdia4 gene encoding protein disulfide-isomerase A4 isoform X1, protein MRKVALLLIVLLGVAHFAIVCRCEEDAEENKAEAADEDSDDEEEEDDNDEDDTEVKDENGVLVLTNSNFDTFIEGKDTVLVEFYAPWCGHCKQFAPEYEKIAQTLKDNDPPIPVVKVDATKADAVASRFDVSGYPTIKILKNGEPVDYDGERTEKDIVARVMEVSQPGWKPPPEATLVLTKDNFDETVDNADIILVEFYAPWCGHCKRLAPEYEKAAKELSQRSPPIPLAKVDATVETELASRFGVSGYPTLKIFRKGKAFEYNGPREKYGIVDFMSEQAGPPSKQMQAAKQVQELIKDGDDAVIVGIFSSEQDAAYEIYIEACNALREDFTFRHSFSSEVAKLLKASAGQIVIIQPEKFNSKYEPASNKLTVKESMSVSEVQEFFKKHSIPLVGHRKPSNDAKRYAKRPLVVVYYGVDFSFDYRIATQFWRSKVLDVARDFPEYTFAIADEEDYAEELKSLGLSESGEEVNVGILADGGKKFAMEPEEFDSEVLREFVVAFKKGKLQPIIKSQPVPKNNKGPVKVVVGKTFDEIVMDTQKDVLIEFYAPWCGHCKKLEPDYVALGKKYKSEKNLVIAKMDATANDVPNDSYKVEGFPTIYFAPSGSKQSPVKFEGGDRTVEALGKFVEQHATKLLKRDEL, encoded by the exons ATGAGGAAGGTTGCTCTGCTGCTAATTGTGCTCCTCGGCGTTGCACACTTTGCGATTGTCTGCAGGTGTGAAGAAG atgcagaagaaaacaaagccGAGGCAGCCGATGAGGACAGtgatgatgaggaagaggaggatgacaACGACGAGGATGACACGGAGGTGAAAGACGAGAATGGAGTCCTGGTTCTCACCAACAGCAACTTTGACACCTTCATCGAGGGAAAAGACACGGTTCTGGTCGAGTTTTATGCACCATG GTGTGGCCACTGTAAGCAGTTTGCCCCAGAGTATGAGAAGATCGCTCAGACTCTGAAGGACAACGACCCTCCGATTCCTGTTGTCAAAGTGGACGCCACGAAAGCCGACGCGGTGGCGAGCCGCTTCGACGTGTCGGGATATCCCACCATCAAGATCCTGAAAAACGGAGAGCCCGTCGACTACGACGGAGAGAGGACCGAGAAGG ACATCGTGGCGCGGGTGATGGAGGTGTCTCAGCCGGGCTGGAAGCCGCCTCCTGAGGCCACACTGGTCCTGACCAAAGACAACTTTGACGAAACAGTCGATAACGCAGATATCATCCTGGTGGAGTTCTACGCTCCATG GTGTGGGCACTGCAAGCGTCTGGCTCCGGAGTACGAGAAGGCTGCAAAGGAGCTGAGTCAGCGTTCCCCTCCCATCCCTCTGGCCAAGGTTGACGCCACCGTGGAGACAGAGCTCGCCTCGCGCTTTGGGGTCAGCGGTTACCCAACGCTGAAGATCTTCAGGAAGGGCAAAGCGTTTGAGTACAACGGACCCAGGGAGAAGTACG GCATCGTCGACTTCATGAGTGAGCAGGCAGGACCCCCTTCTAAGCAGATGCAGGCAGCAAAGCAAGTGCAGGAGCTCATCAAAGATGGTGACGACGCAGTCATTGTTGGCATTTTCTCCAGCGAACAGGATGCAGCCTATGAGATCTACATTGAAGCCT GTAACGCTCTGAGGGAGGACTTCACCTTCCGTCACTCCTTCAGCTCCGAAGTGGCCAAACTCCTGAAAGCGTCTGCTGGTCAAATTGTCATTATTCAGCCCGAAAAGTTCAACTCAAAGTATGAGCCAGCCTCTAACAAGCTTACAGTCAAG GAGTCGATGTCGGTGTCTGAAGTCCAGGAGTTCTTCAAAAAACATTCCATTCCCCTGGTGGGTCACAGAAAACCCAGCAACGATGCCAAGCGCTACGCAAAGAGACCCCTGGTGGTCGTATATTACGGAGTCGACTTCAGCTTCGACTACAGGATAG CCACACAGTTCTGGAGGTCCAAGGTGCTGGATGTCGCCAGAGACTTTCCGGAGTACACGTTCGCCATCGCCGACGAGGAAGATTACGCCGAGGAGCTGAAGAGCCTGGGCCTGAGCGAGAGCGGCGAGGAAGTGAACGTTGGGATTTTGGCCGACGGAGGAAAGAAGTTCGCCATGGAGCCGGAGGAGTTTGACTCAGAGGTGTTGAGAGAATTTGTCGTTGCTTTTAAGAAAG GAAAGCTGCAACCCATCATCAAATCCCAACCAGTTCCAAAGAACAACAAGGGACCAGTTAAGGTCGTGGTGGGAAAGACCTTCGACGAAATCGTCATGGATACCCAAAAGGACGTCCTGATCGAGTTTTACGCTCCCTGGTGCGGCCACTGTAAGAAGCTGGAGCCCGACTATGTGGCGCTTGGAAAAAAGTACAAATCCGAGAAGAACCTGGTGATCGCCAAGATGGACGCCACCGCCAACGACGTGCCGAACGACAGCTACAAAGTGGAAGGCTTCCCCACGATATATTTTGCCCCCAGCGGCAGCAAGCAGAGCCCGGTTAAATTTGAAGGTGGAGACAGAACAGTAGAGGCGCTCGGTAAGTTTGTAGAGCAGCACGCCACAAAGCTTCTAAAGAGAGACGAACTTTGA
- the LOC114136763 gene encoding heavy metal-binding protein HIP-like, which produces MRRSVVFHILLLCQCWTWAHSEADSEAAQTVAQGLQAEIQGVEINQAESTRETNDTVDLWAELKELRDMTIELKTDLKHYLSRIEVLEEEKLGLEVKISSIEKEMEGIKRENAELENTLNIVKSEVESLKSKNMALEARMTTNEKEVEEIRREYEDQPKVVFSTALTSGYFGPFNTDVTLKFSKVFINFGQGYNPSTGFFTAPVKGIYYFRYTLLEKRKDMSLGIHLFHNGKHVMGSFEVSDGSHESISNAIILQLEQGDEVYMNLLSNHGLYDDGNNYTTFSGFLLFPL; this is translated from the exons ATGAGAAGATCTGtcgtttttcacattttgctccTCTGTCAGTGTTGGACTTGGGCTCACAGCGAGGCGGACAGTGAAGCTGCTCAAACTGTAGCTCAAGGTCTCCAGGCTGAGATTCAAGGTGTTGAAATAAATCAGGCTGAGAGTACCAGAGAGACCAATGACACCGTGGATCTCTGGGCCGAGCTGAAGGAGCTCAGAGACATGACCATCGAACTGAAGACAGACCTGAAGCATTACCTGAGCAGGATAGAGGtgctggaggaagaaaaattaG GCCTTGAAGTCAAAATAAGTTCCATTGAGAAGGAAATGGAGGGAATCAAGAGGGAGAATGCAG AGTTGGAGAACACATTGAACATCGTCAAAAGTGAGGTAGAGTCTCTCAAGAGTAAGAACATGG CGCTGGAAGCCAGAATGACCACCAAtgagaaggaggtggaggagatcagAAGAGAGTACGAAG aTCAACCAAAGGTGGTGTTCTCAACTGCCCTCACCAGTGGATACTTTGGACCCTTCAATACTGACGTCACGCTGAAGTTCAGTAAAGTCTTCATAAACTTTGGCCAAGGCTACAACCCATCTACAG GTTTCTTCACAGCCCCAGTCAAAGGAATCTACTACTTCAGATATACTTTgcttgagaaaagaaaagatatgTCGCTTGGTATTCATTTGTTTCATAATGGTAAGCATGTTATGGGCTCTTTTGAAGTAAGTGATGGTTCACATGAAAGCATATCTAATGCAATTATCCTTCAGCTTGAACAGGGCGATGAGGTTTATATGAATCTTTTGAGTAATCACGGTTTGTATGACGATGGAAATAATTACACCACCTTTAGTGGGTTTTTGCTTTTCCCCTTGTGA